From a single Planctellipticum variicoloris genomic region:
- a CDS encoding ABC transporter ATP-binding protein, translated as MTCAIEIDRLVKDYGSRRVVDQVSLRVPAGCVYGFLGRNGAGKSTTLKMLLGMVRPTAGTAKLLGHDIAELPPEVRGRITYLAEGHPLYGWMTVKQATDFARAFAPRWNGSLVEGVLDHFELTPKALIRRLSKGQHAQVSLALGVGSDPDLLILDDPTLGLDTVVRRDFLESLIHLIQRQGRTILFSSHVLADVERVADRIGILVDGVLRVDAPLEHFREAISQVVLDFAGTPPAIPAIPGLVNTSVIGRQVKLAIVGFGETHREWIESLQPTHWDRDTLSLEDAFIAYTRGSRKPLPWVTPEREMELVAVET; from the coding sequence ATGACTTGCGCCATCGAAATTGACCGCCTCGTCAAAGATTACGGCTCCAGGCGCGTCGTCGATCAGGTCTCACTGCGCGTCCCCGCGGGCTGCGTTTACGGCTTTCTCGGCCGCAACGGGGCGGGGAAGTCGACCACGCTCAAGATGCTCCTGGGCATGGTCCGACCGACGGCCGGGACGGCGAAACTCCTCGGCCACGACATCGCCGAGCTGCCGCCCGAAGTCCGCGGCCGGATCACGTATCTCGCCGAAGGCCACCCGCTCTACGGCTGGATGACGGTCAAACAGGCGACCGACTTCGCCCGTGCGTTTGCGCCCCGCTGGAACGGCAGCCTCGTCGAAGGGGTCCTCGACCACTTCGAGCTGACTCCGAAAGCCCTCATCCGGCGGCTGTCGAAGGGTCAGCATGCCCAGGTGTCGCTGGCGCTCGGTGTCGGCAGCGATCCCGATCTGCTGATTCTCGACGACCCGACGCTCGGCCTCGACACCGTCGTCCGCCGCGATTTTCTGGAATCGCTGATCCACCTCATCCAGCGGCAAGGCCGGACGATTCTCTTCAGCTCGCACGTTCTCGCCGACGTCGAACGGGTCGCCGACCGGATCGGCATCCTGGTCGACGGCGTCTTGCGCGTGGACGCTCCCCTCGAACACTTCCGCGAAGCGATCAGTCAGGTGGTCCTGGACTTCGCGGGGACGCCGCCGGCGATTCCCGCAATTCCGGGCCTCGTGAATACGTCCGTGATCGGCCGACAGGTCAAGCTGGCCATCGTCGGCTTTGGCGAGACGCATCGTGAATGGATCGAGTCGCTGCAGCCGACCCATTGGGACCGCGACACGCTGAGTCTCGAAGACGCGTTCATCGCCTACACCCGCGGTTCGCGCAAGCCGCTGCCGTGGGTGACCCCCGAACGGGAAATGGAACTGGTCGCGGTTGAGACGTAG